In Scleropages formosus chromosome 18, fSclFor1.1, whole genome shotgun sequence, one DNA window encodes the following:
- the LOC108922212 gene encoding trypsin-like, which translates to MRLLVLLVWVGAAVAVPREDGRIIGGYECIPNSRPWMASLNYGYHFCGAVLINDQWLLSVAHCCPYAMQIMLGEHDLRVFEGTEQLMKTDTIIWHPRYDYQTLDYDIMLIKLFHPVTITDAVKPVPLPSGCPYSGVPCSVSGWGYTDTEATTSPARLQCLDVPVLDDKECHNAYPGMITRHMFCAGYMDGGRDACNGDSGSPLVCLGEVHGLVSWGQGCAQPGYPGVYTKVCEFIPWIKETMDAY; encoded by the exons ATGAGACTACTTGTTCTGCTCGTGTGGGTGGGAGCTGCTG TGGCTGTTCCCCGGGAGGATGGCAGGATCATTGGGGGGTACGAGTGCATCCCTAACTCCAGACCCTGGATGGCGTCTCTTAACTACGGATACCACTTCTGCGGGGCGGTGCTCATCAATGACCAGTGGTTGCTCTCTGTCGCCCACTGCTG TCCTTATGCCATGCAAATCATGCTGGGGGAACACGACCTGCGAGTGTTTGAGGGCACCGAGCAGCTCATGAAGACTGACACCATCATCTGGCACCCCAG ATATGACTACCAGACCCTGGACTACGACATCATGCTGATCAAGCTGTTCCACCCGGTCACCATCACGGATGCCGTGAAACCCGTCCCGCTTCCCAGCGGCTGCCCCTACAGCGGCGTCCCCTGCTCCGTATCCGGCTGGGGCTACACCGACACCGAGGCTA CCACCTCGCCCGCCCGCCTGCAGTGTCTGGATGTGCCCGTCTTGGATGACAAAGAGTGTCACAATGCCTATCCTGGCATGATCACCCGCCACATGTTTTGCGCCGGTTACATGGACGGCGGCAGGGATGCCTGCAAC GGTGACTCGGGAAGCCCCCTGGTGTGCTTGGGCGAGGTGCACGGCCTGGTGTCATGGGGTCAGGGTTGCGCTCAACCCGGGTACCCCGGTGTCTACACCAAAGTGTGCGAGTTCATTCCTTGGATCAAGGAGACGATGGACGCCTATTAG